A genomic window from Diospyros lotus cultivar Yz01 chromosome 2, ASM1463336v1, whole genome shotgun sequence includes:
- the LOC127795586 gene encoding squamosa promoter-binding-like protein 18: MDWNLKNPSWDLAEFEQETVPNISPVSGSSSFGGEMIKGEFSVDLKLGHMVTERAEISPAPRAQKMELLPASSSKRPRAVGNGIQAASCLVDGCREDLSNCKEYHRRHKVCEKHSKTSEVTIGGFKKRFCQQCSRFHSLEEFDEGKRSCRKRLDGHNRRRRKPQAEPLSRLGSSLSNYQGTRLFPFPSPELHPSTALANPIWTGVMKSKPDAELYDQNLHLHLHEKQNPFPGSLSSYGEQGKHLSFLNGDALVLGNQTVAEASDCQPFLKTIAAAESDRPNREMFSDGLSAQFLTSNCALSLLSTSAMPTSGISLSHMVAPSSIPLGHPLATGLHKNSEAGMDSAPLHNAGETDVHCQGMSHIVRDPSSENEASPTLPFCWE, translated from the exons ATGGATTGGAATTTGAAGAACCCTTCTTGGGATTTAGCTGAATTTGAGCAGGAAACCGTTCCTAACATCAGTCCAGTTAGTGGGTCAAGCAGTTTTGGGGGTGAAATGATTAAGGGGGAATTTTCAGTTGATTTGAAGCTGGGCCATATGGTTACTGAGCGTGCTGAAATTTCACCGGCACCACGTGCTCAAAAAATGGAGCTGTTGCCGGCGAGCTCATCGAAGAGGCCTCGCGCCGTCGGTAATGGAATTCAGGCTGCGTCCTGTCTGGTGGATGGATGCCGTGAGGATCTCAGCAACTGCAAAGAGTACCACAGGCGCCATAAGGTGTGTGAGAAGCACTCGAAGACGTCTGAGGTTACAATTGGTGGCTTCAAGAAGCGCTTCTGCCAGCAATGCAGCAG GTTCCATTCACTAGAGGAATTTGATGAAGGCAAGAGGAGCTGCAGGAAACGTCTTGATGGGCACAACCGTAGGCGAAGAAAGCCTCAGGCAGAACCTCTGTCACGTCTAGGGAGTAGCTTATCTAATTACCAAG GTACCAGACTTTTTCCTTTCCCGAGTCCAGAATTGCATCCATCGACTGCATTGGCGAATCCCATCTGGACTGGAGTAATGAAAAGCAAACCAGATGCGGAGCTTTATGACCAGAACCTGCATTTACATCTGCATGAGAAGCAAAACCCGTTTCCTGGATCCTTGAGCAGCTATGGGGAACAAGGCAAGCATTTGAGTTTCCTCAATGGCGATGCCCTTGTTCTTGGAAATCAAACAGTTGCAGAAGCTTCAGACTGCCAGCCATTTCTTAAAACGATTGCTGCCGCCGAAAGTGATAGGCCTAACCGTGAAATGTTCTCTGATGGTTTATCAGCTCAATTCCTCACCTCAAATTGTGCTCTCTCTCTTCTGTCAACATCAGCAATGCCAACATCTGGGATCAGTTTGAGCCACATGGTAGCACCCTCTTCAATTCCACTGGGGCATCCCTTAGCCACCGGCCTGCATAAAAATAGTGAAGCCGGCATGGATTCAGCTCCGCTTCATAATGCCGGTGAAACTGATGTCCACTGCCAGGGAATGTCTCACATTGTCCGGGATCCTTCCTCTGAGAATGAAGCCTCGCCAACGCTTCCTTTCTGCTGGGAATAA
- the LOC127794273 gene encoding uncharacterized protein LOC127794273 produces the protein MYIRRKEDGYVSTEFIKGVEKFVNFAKSQPEWMDGNKIKCPCNQPKCRNTAFRDQDTVTSHLLTKGFVPGYYEWTLHGEVIATVDSVDMSYSASTLEAEPSNLFETMVMDAAGPDFNPNMEEEPPNPEAQAFYDMLSAAKKELYPGCQKHSQLSLVSRLLSFKSEHHLSERGFNQLCELLKEVLPEPNTVIDNFYSTKKLVRGLGLPVEKIDCCRNNCMIFWGDDSDLTVCKFCHENRYKQVDQADSSKRQKTCVPYKKMHYFPLTPRLLRLYASNSTAAEMRWHADHVVEDGVMRHPSDSPAWIHFNQTHREFAAEKRNVRLGLCTDGFQPFGQSGKQYSCWPVIVTVYNLPPWMCMKDTTMFLTVLVPGPENPKAKLDVFLQPLIAELKHLWDVGVHAYDISLKQNFQLRAALMWTISDFPAYSMLSGYSTAGKLACPYCTIHSDAFYLSKSRKISWFDNHRKFLHQDHPYRRNRYGFRKNTLVKKTPPPVLSGPEILASLDELGLVNATQPNAAQTNADNSHGSGWKSKSIFWDLPYWKTQLIRHNLDVMHIEKNVFENVFNTVMNVPGKTKDTVKSREELNQYCRRITQSTFTLNKKEKAVLCAWVKNLKFPDGYVSNMARCVDTKKLKLFGMKSHDCHVFMQRLVPVAFRELLPQKVWEALTELSLFFKDLTSTTIKSEHMMKLENDIPITLCKLELIFPPSFFDSMEHLPIHLAYEARIAGPVQYRWMYPFERYLGKLKKTVRNKARVEGSISNSYVVEEASLLCSHYFEDHVVTRHTRVPRNDAGVVNERDDQEGKLSIFKHPCRPFGCKKSRMLFGEEYDVAHRYILMNCPEVEPYLQIYDAELRQRNLGIGDHIIEQLTNKEFPSWFNNYARDPTNNVTNSYIRDLAKGPFNTVTTYPGCFVNGFKFHTISHGSNKGTMNSGMCVKGSNYDDPEKDYYGRITEIVELEYPSVSSFKKVVLFKGDWFIPTLNEGVKIHHAYKIVEVNEKKKWNTNEQFVLASQAIQVYFCEYPSLRRNKSDWLVVTKVKPRFIVEVPQSFNNQEATLPREALPYQEDDVELHDIAVDDAQILETVNDGDHADLNDEPVMESEFDEAPELNDEQVLRSDSEDKSESYDEQVLRSDSEYDSESEDEQVLQLDSDDDLESNDTDVDLYDSD, from the exons ATGTATATCAGGCGTAAGGAGGATGGTTATGTTTCTACGGAATTTATCAAGGGTGTTgagaagtttgttaattttgctAAGAGTCAACCAGAGTGGATGGATGGGAATAAGATTAAATGTCCTTGTAATCAACCAAAGTGTAGGAACACGGCTTTTCGTGACCAGGATACCGTGACAAGTCACTTGCTCACCAAAGGTTTCGTGCCAGGGTATTATGAGTGGACACTTCATGGGGAAGTTATTGCTACGGTAGATTCGGTCGATATGTCTTACTCAGCATCAACGCTTGAAGCAGAGCCAAGCAATTTATTTGAGACTATGGTAATGGATGCTGCCGGGCCTGATTTCAATCCGAATATGGAGGAGGAACCTCCAAATCCGGAAGCTCAAGCATTCTATGACATGCTTAGTGCTGCCAAAAAAGAGTTATATCCTGGTTGTCAAAAGCATTCGCAGTTGTCGCTTGTTTCTAGATTGCTTAGCTTTAAGTCAGAACACCATCTATCTGAGAGGGGATTTAATCAACTTTGTGAATTACTTAAGGAGGTTCTTCCTGAACCTAATACggtgattgataatttttacagtACTAAAAAACTGGTTCGAGGGTTAGGCCTTCCtgttgagaaaattgattgttgTAGAAATAACTGTATGATTTTTTGGGGTGATGACAGTGATTTAACAGTATGCAAGTTTTGTCATGAGAATCGGTACAAGCAAGTTGATCAAGCTGACAGTAGTAAACGACAAAAAACTTGTGTTCCTTATAAGAAGATGcattattttcctttaactCCTCGGCTTTTGAGATTGTATGCATCCAATTCAACAGCAGCAGAAATGAGGTGGCACGCAGATCATGTGGTCGAAGATGGCGTCATGCGTCATCCGTCGGATTCCCCTGCGTGGATTCATTTTAACCAGACTCATAGGGAATTTGCTGCCGAGAAAAGGAATGTCAGACTTGGTCTTTGTACTGATGGGTTTCAGCCGTTTGGTCAATCTGGGAAGCAATATTCTTGTTGGCCTGTCATTGTCACGGTGTATAATTTACCACCCTGGATGTGTATGAAGGATACAACAATGTTCTTAACGGTGCTAGTGCCAGGACCAGAGAATCCTAAGGCAAAACTTGATGTTTTCTTACAACCCCTTATTGCAGAGTTGAAACATTTGTGGGATGTTGGTGTGCATGCATATGATATCtcattgaaacaaaatttccaACTGAGAGCGGCTTTGATGTGGACCATTagtgattttcctgcatattcAATGCTCTCGGGGTATAGCACGGCAGGAAAGCTGGCATGTCCTTATTGCACGATTCACTCGGACGCATTTTACCTGTCAAAGAGTAGAAAGATTTCATGGTTTGATAACCATCGAAAATTCTTGCATCAAGATCATCCGTATCGACGGAATAGGTATGGATTTCGCAAAAAtactttggtaaaaaaaacacCACCTCCTGTACTGTCTGGACCTGAGATACTTGCTTCCTTGGACGAGTTGGGTTTAGTGAATGCGACACAACCAAATGCTGCACAGACTAATGCAGATAACAGTCATGGTAGTGGTTGGAAGAGTAAGagcattttttgggatttgcctTATTGGAAAACTCAACTTATTCGACACAACTTGGATGTTATGCATATAGAGAAAAACGTGTTCGAAAATGTGTTCAATACAGTGATGAATGTACCAGGCAAAACTAAGGACACAGTAAAGTCGAGAGAAGAGTTGAATCAATATTGTCGCCGCATTACTCAATCAACTTTTACtctgaacaagaaagaaaaagccgTCCTGTGTGCGtgggtaaaaaatttaaaatttcctGATGGGTATGTGTCGAACATGGCTAGATGTGTTGACACAAAGAAGCTTAAGTTGTTTGGgatgaaaagtcatgattgtcatgtgtTCATGCAAAGGTTGGTGCCCGTTGCATTTCGAGAATTACTACCGCAAAAAGTATGGGAGGCATTGACTGAGTTGAGTCTTTTCTTCAAAGATTTGACATCGACCACTATTAAAAGTGAGCATATGATGAAATTAGAGAACGACATCCCCATCACTTTGTGTAAGTTGGAGCTCATATTCCCTCCAAGTTTCTTTGACTCTATGGAGCATCTTCCAATCCATTTGGCTTATGAAGCAAGGATAGCAGGTCCAGTTcaatatcgatggatgtatccgTTTGAAAG ataccttggaaagttgaagaaaacaGTTAGAAATAAAGCTCGAGTGGAAGGCTCTATTTCTAATTCATACGTTGTGGAAGAAGCGTCATTGTTGTGTTCTCATTACTTTGAGGACCATGTTGTTACAAGGCATACACGAGTGCCGCGCAACGATGCTGGTGTTGTAAATGAAAGGGATGACCAGGAGGGGAAGTTATCAATTTTCAAGCATCCTTGTCGACCATTTGGATGTAAAAAGTCACGAATGTTATTCGGTGAAGAATATGATGTTGCACACagatatattttgatgaattgtCCAGAAGTTGAGCCGTATCTGCA aatttacgATGCTGAGCTAAGGCAACGTAATCTCGGCATTGGCGACCACATCATTGAACAATTAACAAATAAGGAATTCCCTTCTTGGTTCAATAATTAT GCTCGCGATCCTACGAACAATGTGACCAATTCATACATAAGGGATCTCGCAAAAGGACCTTTTAACACTGTTACAACGTACCCTGGCTGCTTTGTTAATGGATTTAAATTTCACACGATTAGCCATGGTTCGAATAAAGGCACTATGAATAGTGGCATGTGCGTTAAAGGATCCAACTACGATGATCCCGAGAAGGACTATTATGGTCGGATAACAGAGATTGTCGAGCTCGAGTATCCTTCAGTATCGTCATTCAAGAAAGTTGTATTGTTCAAGGGCGATTGGTTTATTCCAACTTTGAACGAGGGGGTGAAGATTCATCATGCATATAAGATCGTCGAGgtcaatgaaaagaagaaatggaatacAAACGAGCAATTTGTATTAGCTTCTCAAGCgattcaagtatatttttgtgAATATCCAAGCTTGAGGCGTAACAAAAGCGATtggttggttgtaacaaaagtcAAACCAAGGTTCATAGTAGAGGTTCCACAATCTTTTAATAATCAAGAGGCGACCCTTCCACGTGAAGCGTTGCCTTACCAAGAGGATGACGTGGAACTACACGATATCGCAGTTGATGATGCCCAAATCCTTGAGACAGTGAATGATGGTGACCACGCTGATTTAAATGATGAGCCAGTTATGGAATCAGAATTTGATGAAGCTCCAGAGTTGAATGATGAGCAAGTTTTGAGATCTGATTCTGAAGATAAATCTGAATCGTATGATGAGCAAGTTTTGCGATCAGACTCTGAATATGACTCTGAATCAGAGGATGAACAAGTTCTTCAATTAGATTCTGATGATGACTTAGAATCTAATGACACGGATGTAGACTTATATGATAGTGATTAG